A single Dermacentor albipictus isolate Rhodes 1998 colony chromosome 3, USDA_Dalb.pri_finalv2, whole genome shotgun sequence DNA region contains:
- the LOC139057178 gene encoding uncharacterized protein, producing the protein MGIAVVPWLLSALLGALLASPSSGHSEDHYVGCPAPRSPENGLSFIFNRGRLVRYRCHPGFTLRGHSQAVCHHNSWNRPAPVCLAKNATRRGTKLPHHGEGKHGHGDVQPFDWDSMYKEDKLPLINGRWRKPHQRVFSMSGSKEALERTATEQQLIDDELRIAEMRHRQEQDARRSSREDSGAVRESVQRDALESDTANEGNDVPTPEPLEVEKHGFSHHSVATSHSADSSPHLKKYYKWKEDIPKHSSARYSVSRLAKGRHPSSGEHASSSTSAEQDDREEDVETSTESSSTPIPATGSAPKEAWRKQSDIPDYWRSLSGGYSAERRGQDRGQALSSDKEETTTHKTVSRAFKRSYLHSEDDYDLEDDDDDDDDRLDTTQYSSTNRGDLSPYDGEEGRSRFPPRTVTFERGPKGDREPYDQNSGTSRPVDYFGRPVQVLTGEKAHQQEALLRRQYEMAQQHKRAKLEEFRGRPESTVRFDPPPPNNAPVTSRPIDYFGRPVQVHTGEKAAQAEALLKRQYEMVQQRMRDNQFEEARKRPDAEYFPRQGVSEDDRRGDIPVRERGDREPTPPPARYLVTSRPVDYFGRPVQVLTGDKAAQAEAMLRRQYEEYQARLNKRPSEPDYAEGRPVEFDRRPVQPGPSSSPPFDHFGRPVQVLTGEKAGQQTELLRQQYEMAQRSGSLQEARGRPTEEVHHRHRHHHGHQWSEQGTSGALRLSREDMELMSRLSPELRASFLRDLRQARIKEETDPERANQFLSRYRSQASHLAKSLSTDEDSTTADPGDDDDDYDDDEMLGDQASEDIPLTTVSTEDTSSESSESKNVSSKHSSNKATYDQSCLQDRRLGRSFLSAPKVKHAYVYKYERKVLAKPPQSHYVLARYKCLLGYRLKYVKADALYCRHRQWIGEHPTCVRNES; encoded by the exons CGACGCGACGTGGCACGAAGCTGCCTCACCATGGCGAGGGAAAACACGGCCATGGGGACGTGCAGCCGTTCGATTGGGACTCCATGTACAAGGAGGACAAGTTGCCGCTCATCAACGGCAGATGGAGGAAGCCGCATCAGCGCGTCTTCTCTATGAGCGGGTCTAAGGAAGCACTGGAGAGGACGGCCACCGAGCAGCAGCTAATAGACGATGAGCTCAGGATTGCTGAGATGAGGCACCGCCAGGAACAGGACGCTCGGAGGAGCAGCAGGGAGGATAGCGGGGCCGTTCGCGAGTCTGTGCAACGAGATGCACTGGAATCGGACACCGCAAACGAAGGCAACGATGTGCCGACGCCCGAACCTTTAGAAGTAGAGAAGCACGGTTTCTCGCATCACAGTGTCGCGACGTCGCATTCGGCCGACAGCTCACCACACTTGAAAAAGTATTACAAGTGGAAGGAGGACATCCCAAAGCACAGCAGCGCAAGGTACTCCGTATCGAGGCTGGCGAAGGGCCGCCATCCTTCCTCGGGAGAGCATGCGTCGTCCAGTACGTCGGCGGAGCAAGACGATCGCGAAGAAGACGTCGAGACGTCCACTGAGTCTTCAAGTACTCCGATCCCAGCGACCGGTTCTGCACCAAAGGAAGCTTGGCGGAAGCAGTCGGACATACCTGATTACTGGAGGAGCCTCTCTGGAGGATACAGTGCCGAGAGGCGCGGACAAGATCGTGGCCAGGCACTCAGCTCTGATAAAGAGGAAACGACGACTCACAAGACGGTCAGCCGCGCGTTCAAAAGGAGTTACCTTCATTCAGAGGACGACTATGATCTCgaggatgacgatgacgacgacgacgaccgaCTCGACACTACGCAGTACAGTTCCACAAACAGAGGCGACCTTAGTCCTTACGACGGTGAGGAAGGCCGCAGCAGATTTCCTCCGCGTACCGTGACCTTCGAAAGGGGACCAAAGGGCGATCGCGAACCATACGACCAGAATTCCGGCACCTCACGCCCGGTGGACTATTTCGGTCGTCCCGTGCAAGTGCTCACCGGAGAGAAAGCGCACCAGCAAGAGGCCTTGTTGCGGCGCCAGTACGAGATGGCCCAGCAGCACAAGCGCGCTAAGCTTGAAGAGTTCAGGGGTCGTCCGGAATCGACGGTGCGATTTGACCCTCCTCCGCCCAACAACgctcccgtgacgtcacggccGATTGACTACTTCGGCAGGCCCGTACAGGTCCACACAGGCGAGAAGGCTGCCCAGGCCGAGGCGCTTCTCAAGCGCCAGTACGAGATGGTCCAGCAGAGGATGCGGGACAACCAGTTCGAGGAGGCCCGCAAGCGTCCTGACGCCGAGTACTTTCCGAGGCAGGGAGTGAGCGAGGACGATCGGCGAGGCGACATTCCCGTGCGAGAACGAGGAGACAGAGAACCCACCCCGCCTCCTGCAAGGTACCTGGTCACGTCGAGGCCCGTGGATTACTTCGGCAGGCCAGTGCAGGTTCTTACGGGGGACAAAGCTGCCCAGGCCGAAGCCATGCTCCGGAGGCAGTACGAGGAGTACCAGGCACGGCTCAACAAGAGGCCTAGCGAGCCGGACTACGCTGAGGGCAGACCGGTCGAGTTTGATCGCAGGCCCGTGCAGCCCGGACCATCGAGTTCGCCCCCGTTCGACCACTTCGGACGGCCCGTGCAGGTTCTCACGGGCGAGAAGGCGGGCCAGCAGACCGAGTTGCTGCGGCAACAGTACGAGATGGCCCAGCGCAGTGGTTCGCTCCAAGAGGCGAGAGGCAGACCGACCGAGGAGGTGCACCACCGGCACCGGCACCACCACGGCCACCAGTGGAGCGAGCAGGGGACGAGCGGAGCGCTGAGACTGAGCCGAGAGGACATGGAGCTCATGAGCCGGCTGTCGCCGGAGCTGCGCGCCAGCTTTCTGAGGGACCTGCGCCAGGCCCGCATCAAGGAGGAGACCGACCCGGAGAGGGCCAACCAGTTCCTGAGCCGCTACCGCAGCCAGGCATCTCATCTTGCCAAGT CTCTGTCGACAGATGAGGACAGCACCACCGCGGATCCcggcgacgacgatgacgattacGACGACGACGAAATGCTCGGCGATCAAGCCTCGGAAGACATCCCGCTCACGACGGTGAGCACTGAGGACACTTCGTCCGAGTCTTCCGAGTCCAAGAACGTGTCCAGCAAGCACTCGTCGAACAAGGCCACGTACGACCAGAGCTGCCTGCAGGACCGGAGGCTTGGCCGCTCTTTCCTCAGCGCACCCAAGGTGAAGCACGCGTACGTGTACAAGTACGAGCGCAAGGTGCTCGCCAAACCACCGCAGAGCCACTACGTGCTGGCCCGCTACAAGTGTCTGCTGGGCTACAGGCTCAAGTATGTCAAGGCGGACGCCCTCTATTGCCGGCATCGGCAGTGGATTGGCGAGCACCCGACGTGCGTCAGGAACGAGAGTTAA